One window of Aphelocoma coerulescens isolate FSJ_1873_10779 chromosome 17, UR_Acoe_1.0, whole genome shotgun sequence genomic DNA carries:
- the ST6GALNAC4 gene encoding alpha-N-acetyl-neuraminyl-2,3-beta-galactosyl-1,3-N-acetyl-galactosaminide alpha-2,6-sialyltransferase isoform X1 — MKKLVRLFLTLVCAVVVAVLYILLCSKARVQPCCQALGLRDSPTTSSIRSFQGYSRVPDGKPLERVLCRHCAIVSSSGQMLGSQLGQAIDQQECVLRMNHAPTTGYERDVGTRSTIRVVSHTSVPLLLRNQPYFFQQSQETLYFIWGPTKKLNREKVGSTYQALLKVMEKYPQLQIYTLTEEKMTYCDDIFQNETGKNRMKSGSFLSTGWFTMILAMELCEQIHVFGMVSDSYCREKNHSSVPYHYFEKGKLDECKMYLMHELAHRAGHRFITEKAIFSRWAKRKNIVFNHSSWVGG; from the exons ATGAAGAAGCTG GTCCGGCTCTTCCTAACGCTGGTGTGCGCAGTGGTGGTGGCCGTGCTGTACATCCTGCTGTGCTCCAAAGCCCGCGTGCAGCCTtgctgccaggccctggggctGCGGGACAGCCCCACTACATCCAGCATCCGCAGCTTCCAGGGGTACAGCCGCGTTCCCGACGGGAAG CCGCTGGAGCGAGTGCTGTGCCGCCACTGTGCCATTGTCTCCAGCTCGGGGCAGATGCTGGGCTCGCAGCTGGGACAGGCCATTGACCAGCAGGAGTGTGTCCTGCGCATGAACCATGCCCCCACCACCGGCTACGAGCGGGACGTGGGGACACGCAGCACTATCCGGGTGGTCTCACACACCAGCGTTCCGCTGCTGCTGAGGAACCAGCCCTACTTCTTCCAACAGTCCCAGGAGACCCTCTACTTCATCTGGGGGCCAACAAAGAAGTTGAACAGGGAGAAGGTGGGCTCAACCTACCAGGCACTGCTCAAGGTGATGGAAAAGTACCCCCAGCTGCAGATCTACACCCTGACTGAGGAGAAGATGACATACTGTGATGACATCTTCCAGAATGAAACAGGGAAGAACAG GATGAAATCCGGCTCCTTCCTGAGCACAGGCTGGTTCACCATGATCCTGGCCATGGAGCTGTGCGAGCAAATCCATGTCTTCGGCATGGTCAGTGACAGCTACTGCAG ggagAAGAACCACTCCAGCGTGCCCTACCACTACTTTGAGAAGGGTAAGCTGGACGAGTGCAAGATGTACCTGATGCACGAGCTCGCTCACCGTGCCGGGCACCGCTTCAT
- the ST6GALNAC4 gene encoding alpha-N-acetyl-neuraminyl-2,3-beta-galactosyl-1,3-N-acetyl-galactosaminide alpha-2,6-sialyltransferase isoform X2: MKKLVRLFLTLVCAVVVAVLYILLCSKARVQPCCQALGLRDSPTTSSIRSFQGYSRVPDGKPLERVLCRHCAIVSSSGQMLGSQLGQAIDQQECVLRMNHAPTTGYERDVGTRSTIRVVSHTSVPLLLRNQPYFFQQSQETLYFIWGPTKKLNREKVGSTYQALLKVMEKYPQLQIYTLTEEKMTYCDDIFQNETGKNRMKSGSFLSTGWFTMILAMELCEQIHVFGMGEEPLQRALPLL; encoded by the exons ATGAAGAAGCTG GTCCGGCTCTTCCTAACGCTGGTGTGCGCAGTGGTGGTGGCCGTGCTGTACATCCTGCTGTGCTCCAAAGCCCGCGTGCAGCCTtgctgccaggccctggggctGCGGGACAGCCCCACTACATCCAGCATCCGCAGCTTCCAGGGGTACAGCCGCGTTCCCGACGGGAAG CCGCTGGAGCGAGTGCTGTGCCGCCACTGTGCCATTGTCTCCAGCTCGGGGCAGATGCTGGGCTCGCAGCTGGGACAGGCCATTGACCAGCAGGAGTGTGTCCTGCGCATGAACCATGCCCCCACCACCGGCTACGAGCGGGACGTGGGGACACGCAGCACTATCCGGGTGGTCTCACACACCAGCGTTCCGCTGCTGCTGAGGAACCAGCCCTACTTCTTCCAACAGTCCCAGGAGACCCTCTACTTCATCTGGGGGCCAACAAAGAAGTTGAACAGGGAGAAGGTGGGCTCAACCTACCAGGCACTGCTCAAGGTGATGGAAAAGTACCCCCAGCTGCAGATCTACACCCTGACTGAGGAGAAGATGACATACTGTGATGACATCTTCCAGAATGAAACAGGGAAGAACAG GATGAAATCCGGCTCCTTCCTGAGCACAGGCTGGTTCACCATGATCCTGGCCATGGAGCTGTGCGAGCAAATCCATGTCTTCGGCATG ggagAAGAACCACTCCAGCGTGCCCTACCACTACTTTGA